TTGCTAGACCTGCAAGGGAAGAATCAGTCTTCACAAATTCGGTGATCCAACCAATGGCTCGGGAGCAGGGCTCTGATTTTAGTACACTTGATCCTCCTACATTTGCTAGGCCAACCAGACAGATTAGAGGAGATCAGTTACATTCTGAAAAGAAAACGGGCTATTCTGAAATTGGTGGTTAGAACTTTGAACTCGGAAAGTCATTTGAAGTAATAATAGTTGAATAGCTATAAGaaattgagtttaatttatatgcattgttagtgtaaatttttttatattgtcaacCTATAAGAAATCatcattaatatgatttttaaggtagttattgtaaaagttaacaaatCACAAATTTTCACACAAGATTGATTTGTGATTGAACGAACGTGAAAAAACCAATCACAAACCAGTGCATAGACTatttactttataatttttgtgaCCTTAGTTTTTTGCAGGAATTGAGTGGTCTCCAAGGATGGATGTTGCAGAATCAGAAGGCAAATATGTTATCACAGTGGAAGTTCCAGGTGTCAGTATCAGTGACATAAgagtggaggttgatgaactAAAGTAAGAAGAATCTCTAATATACACCCTCATATTAATTGTAATACTCTTTGCAATTTGTGGCATTAAGCATTTAGTTCTCCCTAATCAGTAGAAAAGGGAGTGGTGAAGGAAACGATAAGGCATAACAAAATATTGTTGGATACTCTACTTTTGTCTATGTCATTATTGTGTTTGAGCTTTTCTTTCGTTTGTGTACCGGGGGAGGGTCTTGTCTATTAATACAAGCTTTATACATCATTTCTGCAGTGTAATATAAAGCATAAATTCTGGAAGTGAAACGCTGAAGGGAAATTTTAATGTTGGACATTCGTGGTCATAGATCTTTCGTAGTATAGGACCTCCTTTCTTTGTGATAAAAGAGCCAATGTGTGAACTGTGACAGGTTGTGTGTTAAAGGTAGACGCTCTACTAGCTCTTGGACAGTTGCAGGTTGTCCaaatgcttctttttcttcatatcATCGGAGGGAAATACTATATGGACCATATGGGGTGGTCTGGCCACTCCCTGCTGGTGTGAACAAGGACAGAATATCAGCTGAATTTTTGTAAGTTATATCTTAGTGTTATGCACGTGTCTCTTGATTATAGCCTCATATTTTAACTCCATTCACAaactatacatatatatttaaaaccTCATCTAATTTGGTCTAttgcattatttatttttttagtaattttggtTTCTGGCTCAGTCACAGGACTCTCATGATTGTATTACTAACAAAGTTCAAACTGGAAGTAGTAATAAAATACCTAAGTACCTAACATACATTAGGAAGATTTTGGCTACAAGCTATCACACTGCTAAGCCAACAATACCAGGCTAGTGAATAGTGATCTCTTTTACCAACACAAAATGGTGAGTCAAATTGTAACCTTGAAGTTCAATTGAGTTCACTGAGAAATTTATTGGATATTTAATGTTCTGTTAGGCTAAAATAGCTGATTCACTATTGCTGCAACTAGCTACTGTAATGATGGTCATCACTTTTATACTGTTTTGGTACTTAGATCATTATGGTATtttaattacacaaaaaaaattgaatctatGCCAATCCTAATGCTTTGTTTGGCAGCTAGAATACTGCCATGATGATTCATAAATTTATCACATCTACTCAAGGGGAACTCTTTCCCCTACCTTTCTCCTCTATTCTGCTCTGCTGAAAACTGAAAAGGTTTCCTCATATAGCTTAAAATAAgtgtacttttttttgttttggtttactGAATTGGTAAGTGACTtcatgtcattttattttaaaaatatgcatGCATGGGGTCGAAAGTGACTTGAATAATTTCAGGGACTAGTATGTGATGTGTGTGGTTTCGCACAAGTTCAAAGATATGTGCTGTACCTTTATACATTTGAAGCTGATAATCTGTTGTTTCTTTCTCCATTTTCAGGGATGGATTTCTACAAATTATAGTTCCTAAAGTTTGAGTATGACTGAGCAATATTGATTTGTAGCACATATATGTATACGTATACCTATACCCCGTGCATATAGATGGAGAAGAAATGGGCATTGTTCTGCATGGGCCATGTCATGCCCTACATATATTTGTAATGTAATGAGCAGATGATGGGTTAATTTTGATTTCATATACAACTTAATTGTTGTGCA
The genomic region above belongs to Glycine max cultivar Williams 82 chromosome 14, Glycine_max_v4.0, whole genome shotgun sequence and contains:
- the LOC100788166 gene encoding uncharacterized protein, whose product is MESESVKRRIHMIAAHFAPNDDISTTNVLPMNCSGSLNSVLRRCDNKVYFARQASASLGYFMRQTSIEEGGSTSFIAPKTNHGAAASECPSDARAPCFARPAREESVFTNSVIQPMAREQGSDFSTLDPPTFARPTRQIRGDQLHSEKKTGYSEIGGIEWSPRMDVAESEGKYVITVEVPGVSISDIRVEVDELKLCVKGRRSTSSWTVAGCPNASFSSYHRREILYGPYGVVWPLPAGVNKDRISAEFLDGFLQIIVPKV